TGGCTGACGTGCCGGCCCTCGATGCCCTCGGGGGTGCCGTCGCCGAGTCCGAGGAGGACCTCGGCCCGCTCGGGGGTGGCGTTGGCGCGCTGCTTGGCGTAGCGGACGAGCGCGCGGCCGGAGGCGTACTGCTCCCAGCAGCCCTGGCTGCCGCAGCCGCAGAGCAGACCGTCCGGGACGACCCGGATGTGGCCGAATTCGGCGGCCACGCCGAAGCGTCCGCGGCGCAGCTTGTTGCCGATGATGATGCCGCCGCCGAGGCCGGTGCCGAGGGTGATGCAGATGACGTCCTCGTGGCCCTGGCCGGCGCCGAACCTGTACTCGCCCCAGGCTGCCGCGTTGGCGTCGTTCTCGACGACGACGGGCAGGCCGACCCGCTGCTCGACCTTGTCCTTGAGCGGCTCGTGCCGCCAGTCGATGTTCGGCGCGAAGAGGACGGTGGCGCGCTTGTCGTCGACGTAGCCCGCGGCACCGATGCCGACGGCCTCGATCGTGTGGCCCTTGCCGGCCTCGGACACGGCGGCGCAGATCGCGTCGACGATGCCTTCGGGGGTCGGCGGGGTGGGCACCTTGTGCGTGTCGAGGATGTTGCCCTCCTCGTCGACCACGCCGGCCGCGATCTTCGTGCCGCCGATGTCGACGCCGATGGTGAGTCCCATGTGTCCCTCAGTTTTCGGTCGAGCCCCGCTAAGGCCCACCGTACCCGAGGGGGACGGGCGTCCCGATCAGTCGAGGTCGATGTGCTGGCCGGTTCCGGGCCCCTCGTCGTCCTTGCGGTCGTCCGCGCCGGCGTCCCCGCCGGTGCCCTTCGTGGCGTCCCCGCCTGCGCTCCCGGCGGTGTTCCCGCCCGGGTGGTCCGCGTCCCGGCGCGGATCGCGCGGGTCGTCGGGGGTCACCTTCTCGTCACGCGTCCAGCGGCTCTCGTGGGACTCGACGGCGGAGCGGTAGGCGGCGAGCAGCTCGTTCCCGGCGGCGGCGAGGTGGTCGAAGACCTGCGGGTTGCGCTCGATGACGGGCTCGACGACGGCCTTCGCCTGGCTGACGAGCTGCTGCACGGTCTGTGCGGCCTGGCCTGCGAGCAGCGGGTTCCCGAGGCCTCCGGAGACCTTGCCGGCGACGGCCTCGAAGAGCTTGCGGAACTCGTCGGCGGCGGAGCCTGTCTCCGCCCCGCGCTCTGCCCGACGACGGGCCTTCTCCGCCTCCAGGTCCTCGGCGCACGCCTTGGCCCAGGCGTCCGAATCGCTCATGGCGTACTCCTCACTGGCTGGTACTTCGACGGTACACGCCCCCTCAGGGGGTACGGGGCCAGAGTCCGGGGTCGGGGGTGAAGCGCACCCGGAGGTCTCCCTCGACGAGTCCCGCGCCGGTGACGGTGCAGCGGCGCAGGGCGGCCGGCAGGGGCACGTTGCGGCGGAAGGCGCCGACGGTCAGGAGCAGTTCGTCACCCCTGCGGACGAGGGACAGATCCTCCTTGACGGCCCCGGGGAGGGCGATGTGCCAGACGAGGACGCCGTCCTCCTCCCGGCGGTCCTCGACGGACCACGCCGGTACGGGGTCGGGGACGGCCGCCGGGCGGCGGGCGGGCGCGAGCGGCACGAGGTCGTCGGGGCCGCGGGGGTCCCGGCCGAGGTGCGGCAGCTCGTCGACGCCCGCGGCGCCGGAGGCGGTACGGAGTTCCGCGAGGTGCCGGTGCTGCTGGGCGGTCAGTCCGGCGAGCCAGGGGTCCTCGGAGCCGGCGGGCAGCAGCCGGTTGGCGACCACGGAGTCGAGGGCGAGTCGCTGGAGGGCGAGGCCGAGCCGGGCGGTGCGCAGGGCGCGGGCGGCGGCGGGGCCGGGTTCGAGGACCAGCCGGACGCTGGTGGTGGGGGCCTCGACGACGGCCTGGACGGCGGCCAGCTCGGTCTCCCAGCGCCCGGTGGTCTCGTACAGCCACTGCGCGGGCATCGGGACCCCGGCGAGCTGGGCGAGCATGGGGCGCAGGGCGCGGGCGGCCTGCCGTTCCGGCGGCAGGAGGCGGCGCAGATAGCGGCGGAGCTGCTCGGGCAGGGCGAGGAGGGCGAGGGCCTCGGTGAGCGGCGGCAGGTCGACGACGGCGAGCTCGTGGTCGCCCTCGGCGGCGTCGCGCAGGGCGCGGAGCAGGGCGAAGTGGCCGCTGCCGGGGAGTGCGGTGAGTTCGGCGTCCTCGAAGGGCGCGGCGCCCAGCAGGTCGAGGGCGGTGGAGGAGCGGGCCTGGAGGGCGAGGAACTCACGGCGGAAGTCACCGGCCGGGTCGGGGCGCAGGACCCGGAGGCCGTCGCCGCTCAGGAGCGGGTCGGCGTCCGCGGAGACGAGCAGGACCCGGCGGCCCGCCCGCGCCTCGGCGAGGGCGGTCGCGGCGGCGACGGTCGTGCGCCCGGCGCCGCCGAGGCCGGTGACAAGGATGATCCGCATGCGGAGGACGTTACCCGCGCCCTCCGGGGGCTCACGCGCCGGATTCGACGCGCTTCTTCAGGCCGGCGAGGGCACGGTCGATGATGACCTTCTCCGCCTTGCGCTTGATCATGCCGAGCATCGGGATCTTGACGTCGACGGTCAGCTGGTAGGTGACCTCCGTGCGGTCGCCGCCGCCCACGGCCGCCAGCCGGTACGACCCGTCGAGCGATCGCAGCATCTGCGACTTGACCAGCGTCCAGCTGACCTCGTCGCCCCCGGTCCAGGTGTACGCCAGGGTGTGGTCGTCCTTGATCGCTCCGGCGTCGAGAAGAAGGCGCACCTTCTCGGCGCGGCCTGCGGCGTCGGTCTCCAGGACCTCGGCCTCCTTCACCTCGCCCGTCCACTCGGGGTAGCGGGCGAAGTCGGCGATCACGCCCATGACGTCGGCCGGCGCCGCCTCGATGGTGATGCTCGAGCTGGTGTGTTCGGCCATCGTGGTGGCTCCTCCACTGTGCGGTCCGGCGGAAGTCAAAGGGCACAGACGTGCCGACGGCAGGCTATCGCGCTGCGACGCGGCGCCCGTCACCACTCCAGGGCGAAGGGCCTGCCCGTCGAGGCGAAGTGGCCGACGTTCACGCACTCGGTCGACGCGATCCGCATCCGCCGGACGAGCGGCTGGTGGACGTGGCCGAAGAGGGCGTAGCGGGGCCGGGTGCGCCGGATGGCGTCGAGCAGGGCCCGGCTGCCGCGCTCGAAGCGGCGGGCGACGGTGTCGTACGTCAGGTCCGGCACGTCGGGCGGGATGTGGGAGCAGAGGACGTCGACGTCGCCGAGCGCCTCGACCTTCGCCGCGTACTCCTCGTCGGAGATCTCGTACGGCGTGCGCATCGGGGTGCGCAGACCGCCGCCGACGAAGCCGAAGACGAGACCGCCGACCTCGACCCGCTCGCCGTCGAGGACGGTCGTCCCCGGCTGGGCGAACTCGGGCCAGAAGCGGGGGATGTCGACGTTGCCGTAGGTGGCGTACGTGGGGGTCGGGAAGGCGGCGAAGAGTTCGGCGTACTGGCGGCGGACCGCGCCCTCGATCGCGGTCTCGCGGTCGACGTCGAGCTCGGCCCAGAGACGGCGCCCCAGGTCACGGGCCTCGTCGAAGCGGCGGGCGGTGCGCAGCTCGACCAGCCGGTCGGCGTTCTCGACGCCGAAGAGGTCGGGGAAGATCCCGCGGCTGTGGTCGGCGTAGTCGAGGAAGAGGACCAGGTCCCCCAGGCATATCAGGGCGTCGGCCCCGTCCCCCGCCCTGGCGAGGTCTCCGGCGTTGCCGTGCACGTCACTGACCACATGGACTCGCATGGGCCCCACCTTAGGGGGTGTCACCTGCGGTTACTTCCGAGTCGGGAATCCTGTGGATTACTGTGCGGAGAGCACCGCCACACATGTGTGACGCACGGAACATCTGGCCGGAACCCCCTATCCGGAACCGTGTACTGATGGGTAACGTCCGGGCAGTCCAGTCGTGCTCTCCCCCACGGAGCACCCGCCAGTTCTTGGACTTCACCGGTGCATCACACAGAGCCGTGGCGCCGGCGCCCGATGAGGAGCAGCAGTCTTGCGCGAGTTCAGCCTTCCGGCCCTGTACGAGGTCCCCGCGGACGGCAACCTGACGGATCTCATCCGCCGCAACGCCTCCCAGCACCCAGACGTCGCCGTCATGGGCCGCAAGGTCGACGGCGTGTGGACGGATGTGACCGCGACGCAGTTCCTCGCGGAGGTCCGCGGGGCCGCCAAGGGCCTGATCGCGGCCGGTGTCGAGCCGGGCGACCGGGTCGCGCTGCTCTCCCGCACGCGCTACGAGTGGGTGCTCCTCGACTTCGCGATCTGGAGCGCGGGCGGCGTGACCGTCCCCGTGTACGAGACCAGCTCGCCGGAGCAGATCCAGTGGATCCTCGGCGACTCGGGCGCGAAGCTGGTGCTCGTCGAGAGCGGCGCGCACCAGGAGTCGGTGGAGTCCGTACGGGCTGACCTGCCGGAGCTGAAGGGCGTCTGGCAGATCGAGGACGACGCGGTCGCGGGCCTCACCACCGCCGGCGCGGACGTCTCCGACGAGCTGCTCGACGCGCGCATGTCGGCGGCGAACGCGGACGACCCGGCGACGATCGTCTACACCTCGGGCACCACGGGCCGCCCCAAGGGCTGTGTCCTGACCCACCGGGCCTTCTTCGCCGAGTGCGGCAACGTGGTGGCGCGGCTGAAGCCGCTCTTCCGCACGGGCGAGTGCTCGGTGCTGCTGTTCCTGCCGGCCGCGCACGTCTTCGGACGACTCGTCGAGGTCGCCTCCGTGATGGCGCCGATCCGTCTCGGCTGCGTCCCCGACATCAAGAACCTCACGGACGAGCTGGCCTCGTTCCGGCCGACGCTGATCCTGGGCGTGCCCCGGGTCTTCGAGAAGGTCTACAACTCGGCACGGGCCAAGGCGCAGGCCGACGGCAAGGGCAAGATCTTCGACAAGGCCGCGCACACGGCCATCGCGTACAGCAGGGCGCTCAGCACCCCGCAGGGCCCGTCCTTCGGACTCAGGCTGAAGCACAAGATCTTCGACAGGCTGGTCTTCAGCAAGCTGCGGGCGGTGCTCGGCGGCCGTGGCGAGTACGCGATCTCGGGCGGCGCGCCGCTGGGCGAGCGGCTGGGCCACTTCTTCCGGGGCATCGGCTTCACGGTCCTGGAGGGCTACGGCCTGACGGAGTCGTGCGCGGCGACCGCGTTCAACCCCTGGGACCGGCAGAAGATCGGCACGGTCGGTCAGCCGCTGCCCGGGTCGGTGGTGCGGATCGCCGACGACGGCGAGGTGCTGCTGCACGGCGAGCACATCTTCACGGAGTACTGGAACAACCCGACGGCGACGGCCGAGGCGCTGGCGGACGGCTGGTTCCACACGGGCGACATCGGCACCCTCGACGAGGACGGTTACCTCGCGATCACCGGCCGGAAGAAGGAGATCCTGGTGACGGCGGGCGGCAAGAACGTCGCCCCGGCGGTCATCGAGGACCGGATCCGGGCGCACGCGCTGGTCGCGGAGTGCATGGTGGTCGGCGACGGGCGCCCGTTCGTGGGCGCGCTGGTCACGATCGACGAGGAGTTCCTGGGCCGCTGGGCCTCGGAGAACGGCAAGCCGGCGGGCTCGACGGCGGCCACCCTCCGCGACGACACGGACCTGATGGCGGAGGTCCAGCGCGCGATCGACGACGGCAACGCGGCGGTCTCCAAGGCGGAGTCGGTGCGCAAGTTCCGCATCCTCCCGGCGCAGTTCACGGAGGAGGCGGGCCACATCACCCCGTCCCTGAAGCTGAAGCGGAACGTGGTGGCGAAGGACTTCGCGGACGAGATCGAGGCGATCTACCGGGCCTGATCCGGTCCGGCGTGCGTACGGCCGGAGGCCCGGGGCGGTGTCGCCCCGGGCCTCCGGCCGTTCCCTTTCCGCACCGCGCTCGCTACAGCAGCTCCTTGAGGCGCTCCGCGAGGAGGTCCCAGCGCCACTTCTCCTCGACCCAGGCACGGCCCCGCTCGCCCATGCGGGCACGGAGCTCGGGGTCGAGGAGGAGGGTGCTGACGCGGTCGGCGGCGTCCTCGGCGGACTCGCCGCGGACGACCCAGCCGGTCTCGCCGTCGAGGACCGCGTCGGGGGCGCCGCCCGAGTCTCCCGCGACGACGGGGAGGCCGGTCGCGGAGGCCTCCAGGTAGACGATGCCGAGGCCCTCGACGTCGAGGCCGCCGCGCCGGGTGCGGCAGGGCATGGCGAAGACGTCGCCGGCCCCGTAGTGGGCGGGCAGCTCCGACCAGGGGACGGCGCCGGTGAAGCGTACGGACCCGTCCACCCCGGTCTCGGCGGCGAGCCGGCGCAGATCCTTCTCGTACGGGCCGCCACCGACGATCAGGAGGACCGCGTCCGGCACGCGGCGCAGGATCTGCGGCATGGCCCTGATCAGGGTGTCCTGGCCCTT
This sequence is a window from Streptomyces sp. NBC_00691. Protein-coding genes within it:
- a CDS encoding ROK family glucokinase is translated as MGLTIGVDIGGTKIAAGVVDEEGNILDTHKVPTPPTPEGIVDAICAAVSEAGKGHTIEAVGIGAAGYVDDKRATVLFAPNIDWRHEPLKDKVEQRVGLPVVVENDANAAAWGEYRFGAGQGHEDVICITLGTGLGGGIIIGNKLRRGRFGVAAEFGHIRVVPDGLLCGCGSQGCWEQYASGRALVRYAKQRANATPERAEVLLGLGDGTPEGIEGRHVSQAARAGDPVAVDSFRELARWAGAGLADLASLFDPSAFIVGGGVSDEGDLVLDPIRKSFRRWLIGGQWRPHAQVLAAQLGNKAGLVGAADLARQG
- a CDS encoding DUF5304 domain-containing protein, with protein sequence MSDSDAWAKACAEDLEAEKARRRAERGAETGSAADEFRKLFEAVAGKVSGGLGNPLLAGQAAQTVQQLVSQAKAVVEPVIERNPQVFDHLAAAGNELLAAYRSAVESHESRWTRDEKVTPDDPRDPRRDADHPGGNTAGSAGGDATKGTGGDAGADDRKDDEGPGTGQHIDLD
- a CDS encoding ArsA family ATPase; this encodes MRIILVTGLGGAGRTTVAAATALAEARAGRRVLLVSADADPLLSGDGLRVLRPDPAGDFRREFLALQARSSTALDLLGAAPFEDAELTALPGSGHFALLRALRDAAEGDHELAVVDLPPLTEALALLALPEQLRRYLRRLLPPERQAARALRPMLAQLAGVPMPAQWLYETTGRWETELAAVQAVVEAPTTSVRLVLEPGPAAARALRTARLGLALQRLALDSVVANRLLPAGSEDPWLAGLTAQQHRHLAELRTASGAAGVDELPHLGRDPRGPDDLVPLAPARRPAAVPDPVPAWSVEDRREEDGVLVWHIALPGAVKEDLSLVRRGDELLLTVGAFRRNVPLPAALRRCTVTGAGLVEGDLRVRFTPDPGLWPRTP
- a CDS encoding SRPBCC family protein; translation: MAEHTSSSITIEAAPADVMGVIADFARYPEWTGEVKEAEVLETDAAGRAEKVRLLLDAGAIKDDHTLAYTWTGGDEVSWTLVKSQMLRSLDGSYRLAAVGGGDRTEVTYQLTVDVKIPMLGMIKRKAEKVIIDRALAGLKKRVESGA
- a CDS encoding metallophosphoesterase family protein is translated as MRVHVVSDVHGNAGDLARAGDGADALICLGDLVLFLDYADHSRGIFPDLFGVENADRLVELRTARRFDEARDLGRRLWAELDVDRETAIEGAVRRQYAELFAAFPTPTYATYGNVDIPRFWPEFAQPGTTVLDGERVEVGGLVFGFVGGGLRTPMRTPYEISDEEYAAKVEALGDVDVLCSHIPPDVPDLTYDTVARRFERGSRALLDAIRRTRPRYALFGHVHQPLVRRMRIASTECVNVGHFASTGRPFALEW
- a CDS encoding AMP-dependent synthetase/ligase codes for the protein MREFSLPALYEVPADGNLTDLIRRNASQHPDVAVMGRKVDGVWTDVTATQFLAEVRGAAKGLIAAGVEPGDRVALLSRTRYEWVLLDFAIWSAGGVTVPVYETSSPEQIQWILGDSGAKLVLVESGAHQESVESVRADLPELKGVWQIEDDAVAGLTTAGADVSDELLDARMSAANADDPATIVYTSGTTGRPKGCVLTHRAFFAECGNVVARLKPLFRTGECSVLLFLPAAHVFGRLVEVASVMAPIRLGCVPDIKNLTDELASFRPTLILGVPRVFEKVYNSARAKAQADGKGKIFDKAAHTAIAYSRALSTPQGPSFGLRLKHKIFDRLVFSKLRAVLGGRGEYAISGGAPLGERLGHFFRGIGFTVLEGYGLTESCAATAFNPWDRQKIGTVGQPLPGSVVRIADDGEVLLHGEHIFTEYWNNPTATAEALADGWFHTGDIGTLDEDGYLAITGRKKEILVTAGGKNVAPAVIEDRIRAHALVAECMVVGDGRPFVGALVTIDEEFLGRWASENGKPAGSTAATLRDDTDLMAEVQRAIDDGNAAVSKAESVRKFRILPAQFTEEAGHITPSLKLKRNVVAKDFADEIEAIYRA